A stretch of the Bradyrhizobium arachidis genome encodes the following:
- a CDS encoding ABC transporter substrate-binding protein: protein MKHFRLAATAAALLLSLGAAGQAQTTLRIGLAEDPDILDPTMARTYVGRIVFSSFCDKLFDIDEKLNIVPQLALSSETDDDGKALVIKLRPGVKFHDGEPFNAEAAKFSIERHLTFPGSFRKPELASVDRVEVIDPLTVRLVLKSPFSPLLAQLTDRAGMMVSPKAAKEAGDKFGLRPVCAGPYKFVERVQQDRIVFEKFSDYWNKDNVFIDRIVFQPIVDATVRLANLKSGGLDLIERVLATDLKEVRSDSRLKVATAIELGYQGVTLNIGKDKAKGPLSQSAKVRQALDLAIDRDAINQVVFNGEFQTGNQWVNPDHPYYQKAFPVRARDVAKAKALLKEAGVTPPVSVDFLVSKGAETETPAQVIQSMASEAGFDMKIRVTEFATGLKQAEAGDFQAYMLAWSGRVDPDGNSFIFLHSNAPQNYSAWNNAEADKALQEARLVTDPVKRKATYETLAKLVQEEEPLLYLYHRRIIIAHSTKLEGYRQMPDGLVRVIGLKLK from the coding sequence ATGAAACACTTTCGCCTCGCCGCCACGGCCGCCGCATTGTTGCTGTCACTTGGTGCGGCCGGCCAAGCCCAGACCACGCTCCGCATCGGGCTCGCGGAAGACCCCGACATCCTCGATCCCACAATGGCGCGCACCTATGTCGGCCGCATCGTGTTCTCGTCGTTCTGCGACAAGCTGTTCGACATCGACGAGAAGCTCAACATCGTGCCGCAGCTCGCGCTGTCGAGCGAGACCGACGACGACGGCAAGGCCCTGGTCATCAAGCTCCGCCCCGGCGTGAAATTCCACGACGGCGAGCCGTTCAACGCGGAAGCCGCAAAGTTCTCGATTGAAAGGCACCTCACCTTCCCCGGCTCGTTCCGCAAGCCTGAGCTCGCCTCGGTCGATCGTGTCGAGGTGATCGATCCCCTCACCGTCAGGCTGGTGCTGAAGTCGCCGTTCTCGCCGCTGCTCGCGCAACTCACCGACCGCGCCGGAATGATGGTATCGCCGAAGGCCGCGAAGGAAGCCGGCGACAAGTTCGGGCTGCGTCCGGTCTGCGCCGGTCCCTACAAATTCGTCGAGCGGGTCCAGCAGGACCGCATCGTATTCGAGAAGTTTTCCGACTACTGGAACAAGGACAACGTCTTCATCGACCGCATCGTGTTCCAGCCGATCGTCGATGCCACGGTGCGGCTCGCCAATTTGAAGTCCGGCGGGCTCGACCTGATCGAGCGCGTGCTGGCCACCGACCTCAAGGAGGTACGGTCGGACTCCCGGTTGAAGGTCGCGACGGCGATCGAACTCGGCTATCAGGGCGTCACGCTCAATATCGGCAAGGACAAGGCCAAGGGCCCACTCAGCCAGTCCGCCAAGGTGCGGCAGGCGCTCGATCTTGCGATCGACCGCGACGCCATCAACCAGGTCGTGTTCAACGGCGAATTCCAGACCGGCAATCAATGGGTCAATCCTGATCATCCCTACTACCAAAAGGCCTTCCCCGTTCGGGCCCGCGACGTAGCGAAGGCCAAGGCGCTGTTGAAGGAAGCGGGCGTCACGCCGCCGGTCAGTGTCGACTTCCTGGTGTCGAAGGGCGCCGAGACCGAAACGCCAGCGCAGGTGATCCAGTCGATGGCATCAGAAGCCGGCTTCGACATGAAGATCCGCGTCACCGAGTTCGCGACCGGCCTGAAGCAGGCCGAGGCCGGCGACTTTCAGGCCTATATGCTGGCCTGGAGCGGCCGCGTCGATCCGGACGGCAATTCGTTTATCTTCCTGCACAGCAATGCTCCGCAGAACTACAGCGCGTGGAACAATGCGGAGGCCGACAAGGCGCTCCAGGAGGCGCGGCTCGTCACCGACCCTGTCAAGCGCAAGGCAACCTATGAGACATTGGCAAAGCTGGTGCAGGAGGAGGAGCCGCTCCTCTACCTCTACCATCGCCGCATCATCATCGCGCACAGCACGAAGCTCGAAGGCTACAGGCAGATGCCGGACGGGCTGGTGCGCGTCATCGGGCTGAAGCTGAAGTGA